One genomic segment of Tripterygium wilfordii isolate XIE 37 chromosome 9, ASM1340144v1, whole genome shotgun sequence includes these proteins:
- the LOC120005883 gene encoding alpha/beta hydrolase domain-containing protein WAV2-like isoform X2, which translates to MVDLRSGRDSGGGDGVVGGVSGEAGVCAGVAWSLQVIRYHTRPPPSPIRRRLAPILRWRPPPCLVYQGLPRLSRSNYPVFPRECWKYGASDGYPSQHGITKDAQAALDHLSQRGDIDTSRILIFGRSLGGAVGSMLAKNNPDKVAALILENTFTSVLDLAGVVLPFLKWFIGHSSSKGPKILNFLVRSPWSTIDIIGQVKQPILFLSGLQDEMVPPSHMQLLYAKAAAHNKKCIFVEFPSGMHMDTWLSGGDNYWRTIQQFLEEHVPEKDEKESS; encoded by the exons ATGGTTGATCTACGGAGCGGGAGGGATAGTGGTGGCGGGGATGGCGTTGTTGGTGGCGTTTCAGGAGAAGCTGGTGTATGTGCCGGTGTTGCCTGGTCTCTCCAAGTCATACGCTATCACACCCGCCCGCCTCCGTCTCCTATACGAAGACGTCTGGCTCCTATCCTCAGATGGCGTCCGCCTCCATGCTTGGTTTATCAAGGTCTTCCCCGACTGTCGAG GTCCAACTATCCTGTTTTTCCAAGAGAATGCTGGAA ATATGGAGCAAGTGATGGTTATCCTTCTCAGCATGGAATTACCAAGGATGCTCAG GCTGCGCTGGATCATCTTTCTCAGAGGGGTGACATAGACACATCTAGAATACTTATATTTGGAAGGTCTCTTGGGGGTGCTGTTGGATCTATGCTTGCCAAGAACAACCCTGACAAG GTTGCTGCCCTTATATTGGAAAACACTTTCACATCTGTTCTGGACTTGGCTGGAGTTGTATTGCCCTTCCTGAAGTGGTTTATTGGGCACAGTAGTTCAAAAGGTCCTAAAATTCTTAACTTCCTTGTACGTTCTCCGTGGAGCACAATTGACATAATAGGCCAG GTTAAGCAGCCAATCCTTTTTCTCTCTGGATTGCAAGACGAGATGGTTCCTCCATCCCATATGCAGCTTTTGTATGCTAAAGCTGCTGCTCACAACAAGAAGtgcatttttgtggaatttcctAGTGGCATGCATATGGACACTTGGCTTTCTGGTGGTGATAATTACTGGAGAACAATTCAGCAGTTCCTTGAAGAGCATGTTCCGGAGAAAGACGAAAAAGAATCATCTTAA
- the LOC120005883 gene encoding alpha/beta hydrolase domain-containing protein WAV2-like isoform X1 translates to MESYVKWLIYGAGGIVVAGMALLVAFQEKLVYVPVLPGLSKSYAITPARLRLLYEDVWLLSSDGVRLHAWFIKVFPDCRGPTILFFQENAGNIAHRLEMVHIMIQKLQCNVFMLSYRGYGASDGYPSQHGITKDAQAALDHLSQRGDIDTSRILIFGRSLGGAVGSMLAKNNPDKVAALILENTFTSVLDLAGVVLPFLKWFIGHSSSKGPKILNFLVRSPWSTIDIIGQVKQPILFLSGLQDEMVPPSHMQLLYAKAAAHNKKCIFVEFPSGMHMDTWLSGGDNYWRTIQQFLEEHVPEKDEKESS, encoded by the exons ATGGAGTCGTATGTGAAATGGTTGATCTACGGAGCGGGAGGGATAGTGGTGGCGGGGATGGCGTTGTTGGTGGCGTTTCAGGAGAAGCTGGTGTATGTGCCGGTGTTGCCTGGTCTCTCCAAGTCATACGCTATCACACCCGCCCGCCTCCGTCTCCTATACGAAGACGTCTGGCTCCTATCCTCAGATGGCGTCCGCCTCCATGCTTGGTTTATCAAGGTCTTCCCCGACTGTCGAG GTCCAACTATCCTGTTTTTCCAAGAGAATGCTGGAA ATATCGCTCACCGCCTTGAAATGGTTCATATAATGATACAGAAGTTGCAATGCAATGTTTTCATGCTTTCATACCGAGG ATATGGAGCAAGTGATGGTTATCCTTCTCAGCATGGAATTACCAAGGATGCTCAG GCTGCGCTGGATCATCTTTCTCAGAGGGGTGACATAGACACATCTAGAATACTTATATTTGGAAGGTCTCTTGGGGGTGCTGTTGGATCTATGCTTGCCAAGAACAACCCTGACAAG GTTGCTGCCCTTATATTGGAAAACACTTTCACATCTGTTCTGGACTTGGCTGGAGTTGTATTGCCCTTCCTGAAGTGGTTTATTGGGCACAGTAGTTCAAAAGGTCCTAAAATTCTTAACTTCCTTGTACGTTCTCCGTGGAGCACAATTGACATAATAGGCCAG GTTAAGCAGCCAATCCTTTTTCTCTCTGGATTGCAAGACGAGATGGTTCCTCCATCCCATATGCAGCTTTTGTATGCTAAAGCTGCTGCTCACAACAAGAAGtgcatttttgtggaatttcctAGTGGCATGCATATGGACACTTGGCTTTCTGGTGGTGATAATTACTGGAGAACAATTCAGCAGTTCCTTGAAGAGCATGTTCCGGAGAAAGACGAAAAAGAATCATCTTAA